In Flavobacterium sp. N1736, the following are encoded in one genomic region:
- a CDS encoding NAD(P)/FAD-dependent oxidoreductase, with translation MIKEFVDVLVIGAGPSGCVSASYLHKNNIKVKVVEKTKFPRLVVGESLIPRVMDHFDEAGLLDSLNAMNFEKKLGARFIRGEEICVFDFSQKFGEGWDWTWQVPRADFDNTMAQEVVRKGIDLEFESEVLEVSFEGKNSKTIVKDKDGNLKEIHAKFIIDSSGYGRVLPRLLDLDTPSKLDPHSSIFTHVKDINREEGEEGTQISFDILETEVWLWVIPFSNGNTSLGVVGPTDFINSLSENKDNSEALRNAIQKSDYYIKRFKGTEFLFEPVKLENYSRAVKRMYGDGFALTGNSSEFLDPVFSSGVAFATESGMLAAKLYIKESQGIAVDWETEFTEYMKSGIAVFTTYVKEWYTGNLQTLFFHQPENPEVKEKICSVLAGYVWNEENPFVKKHDHVIKNMAYLLNMQKEEKENEGSK, from the coding sequence ATGATAAAGGAGTTTGTTGATGTTTTAGTAATAGGTGCAGGACCATCCGGATGTGTTTCGGCATCTTATCTTCATAAAAACAATATTAAGGTAAAAGTTGTAGAAAAAACAAAGTTTCCAAGGCTTGTTGTTGGCGAAAGCCTTATCCCAAGAGTTATGGATCATTTTGATGAAGCAGGACTTTTGGACAGCCTTAATGCGATGAATTTCGAGAAAAAACTGGGCGCACGTTTTATCAGAGGCGAAGAAATTTGTGTTTTTGATTTTAGTCAAAAATTTGGAGAAGGCTGGGATTGGACATGGCAGGTTCCAAGAGCTGATTTTGACAACACAATGGCGCAGGAAGTTGTTAGAAAAGGAATCGATCTTGAATTTGAATCGGAAGTTTTGGAAGTTTCCTTTGAAGGAAAAAATTCGAAAACAATCGTAAAAGATAAAGACGGAAACCTAAAAGAAATTCACGCTAAATTTATTATTGATTCCAGCGGATACGGACGCGTTTTACCAAGACTTTTAGATCTTGATACGCCATCAAAACTAGATCCGCATTCTTCGATTTTTACGCATGTAAAAGATATTAACAGAGAAGAAGGCGAAGAAGGAACTCAAATTTCGTTTGATATTCTGGAGACCGAAGTTTGGTTATGGGTAATTCCATTTTCTAACGGAAATACAAGTTTGGGCGTTGTTGGTCCAACAGATTTTATCAATTCACTTTCAGAAAATAAAGATAATTCCGAAGCTTTGAGAAACGCAATTCAAAAGTCGGATTATTATATTAAAAGATTTAAAGGAACAGAGTTTTTGTTTGAACCCGTGAAATTAGAAAATTATTCAAGAGCGGTAAAAAGAATGTATGGCGATGGTTTTGCCTTAACGGGAAATAGTTCTGAATTTTTAGATCCTGTTTTTTCTTCGGGAGTTGCTTTCGCGACAGAATCCGGAATGCTGGCAGCGAAATTATATATTAAAGAATCGCAGGGAATTGCTGTAGATTGGGAAACTGAATTTACAGAATATATGAAAAGCGGAATTGCTGTTTTTACCACTTACGTGAAAGAATGGTATACCGGAAATTTACAAACTTTATTTTTTCACCAACCGGAAAATCCGGAAGTAAAAGAAAAAATTTGTTCGGTTCTCGCAGGTTATGTTTGGAACGAAGAAAACCCGTTTGTAAAAAAACATGATCACGTAATTAAGAATATGGCCTATTTACTGAATATGCAGAAGGAAGAAAAAGAAAACGAAGGTTCTAAGTAA
- a CDS encoding beta-ketoacyl-[acyl-carrier-protein] synthase family protein has translation MNKRVVITGMGIYSCIGTSLDEVKESLYNGKSGIQFDSERKEFGFQSALTGMVPKTDLKSLLTRRQRMSIGEETEYAYMATIEALKNANIDDAFFDEREVGIMYGNDSVSKAIIEATDIVREKKDTALIGSGAIFKSMNSTVTMNLSTIFKLRGINLTISAACASGSHSIGLAYFLIKSGFQDIIITGGAQEINKYAMSSFDGLGVFSSRESDPEKASRPFDAGRDGLIPSGGGATLILESYESAIARGATIIAEIGGYGFSSNGGHISTPNVEGPATAMQRALDDAQLKASDIDYINAHATSTPVGDSNEAKAIFEIFGESNPYVSSTKSMTGHECWMAGASEIIYSTLMMQHDFIAPNINLENTDEDSAKLNLVKTTLNKKIDIFLSNSFGFGGTNSALVVKKFK, from the coding sequence ATGAATAAGAGAGTTGTAATTACCGGAATGGGAATTTATTCTTGTATAGGAACTTCGTTAGATGAAGTAAAGGAGTCATTATACAACGGAAAATCTGGTATTCAGTTTGATTCTGAAAGAAAAGAATTTGGTTTTCAATCAGCCTTAACAGGCATGGTTCCAAAAACTGATTTGAAATCTTTATTGACCAGAAGACAGCGTATGAGCATTGGTGAAGAAACCGAATATGCTTATATGGCAACAATTGAAGCACTTAAAAATGCCAATATTGATGATGCTTTTTTTGACGAGCGCGAAGTTGGTATTATGTACGGAAACGATAGTGTATCAAAAGCAATTATCGAAGCTACAGATATTGTACGTGAGAAAAAAGACACCGCTTTAATTGGTTCAGGAGCGATTTTTAAATCGATGAATTCTACAGTTACCATGAATTTGTCAACGATTTTTAAACTTCGAGGCATCAATCTAACTATAAGTGCTGCTTGTGCAAGCGGTTCACATTCTATTGGATTGGCTTATTTTTTAATCAAAAGCGGTTTTCAGGATATTATTATTACCGGAGGAGCGCAGGAAATCAATAAATATGCCATGAGCAGTTTTGATGGTTTGGGCGTTTTTTCATCTAGAGAAAGTGATCCTGAAAAAGCCTCAAGACCATTTGATGCCGGACGCGACGGATTAATCCCAAGTGGCGGCGGCGCTACCTTAATATTAGAAAGTTACGAATCAGCAATTGCGCGTGGAGCTACGATTATTGCCGAAATTGGCGGTTACGGATTCTCATCAAACGGCGGTCATATTTCGACACCAAATGTTGAAGGACCGGCAACAGCCATGCAAAGAGCGCTTGACGATGCACAATTAAAAGCAAGTGATATTGATTATATCAACGCTCATGCAACTTCGACCCCGGTTGGAGACAGCAACGAAGCCAAAGCTATTTTTGAAATCTTTGGAGAAAGCAATCCTTACGTAAGTTCTACAAAATCAATGACTGGTCACGAATGCTGGATGGCAGGAGCAAGCGAAATAATTTATTCAACATTGATGATGCAGCACGATTTTATAGCACCAAATATCAATTTAGAAAATACAGACGAAGACTCAGCTAAATTAAATTTAGTTAAAACTACGTTAAATAAAAAAATTGATATATTTTTGTCAAATTCCTTCGGATTTGGAGGAACCAACTCTGCACTGGTAGTTAAAAAGTTTAAATGA
- a CDS encoding WG repeat-containing protein, whose protein sequence is MKKPLIFLLLFFIQFVNSQELALVKKNSKIGYISKDGSFKIEPQYKSAKSFSEGLAAVENNGKWGFIDTKGSWVIPASFENAKDFNSGIAIVQQGKDWVYINEKGEVLKAPASEKLFDFNNGVAFIKQGNKIGLINSKMTVVLEPKYDMIKPFENGFARVELNKNWGIINASGKEVIEPAYSEIGNYFKSTAWARKDKTFGIVSAGKFIPVDGAEKIWDFETQDLTYAKKNGKIGFIDLKGNWVITPIYDKAKAFSKNLAPVCVGSKWGYINPKAEFVISPTYSDAEVFSPNGLAPVKESNWGFINETGKLVIPTQYGITSNGFVIALFVQQDKGFIDGVARVKNEGKWGFLKPDGTVIGNQWFDNAELFSKSKEKNNTTEAVTEKAKPETTKPAAAKTVTKKKK, encoded by the coding sequence ATGAAAAAACCACTTATTTTTTTGTTGCTATTCTTTATTCAATTTGTTAATAGTCAGGAATTGGCATTAGTTAAAAAGAATTCGAAAATTGGATATATATCTAAAGACGGATCTTTTAAAATCGAACCTCAATACAAATCTGCTAAAAGTTTTTCTGAAGGTTTGGCAGCTGTTGAAAATAACGGAAAATGGGGATTTATCGATACAAAAGGAAGCTGGGTAATTCCTGCATCTTTTGAAAATGCCAAAGATTTTAACAGCGGAATTGCGATCGTACAACAAGGTAAGGATTGGGTTTACATAAATGAAAAAGGAGAGGTTTTGAAAGCTCCTGCTTCTGAAAAATTATTTGATTTTAACAATGGTGTAGCGTTTATAAAACAAGGAAACAAAATTGGATTAATTAATTCAAAAATGACCGTTGTTTTAGAACCAAAATACGACATGATAAAACCTTTTGAAAATGGTTTTGCAAGAGTTGAACTTAATAAAAACTGGGGAATTATAAATGCTTCCGGTAAAGAAGTAATTGAGCCTGCTTATTCTGAAATTGGAAATTACTTTAAAAGTACTGCCTGGGCGAGAAAAGACAAAACTTTTGGAATTGTAAGTGCCGGAAAATTTATTCCGGTTGATGGTGCCGAAAAAATTTGGGATTTTGAAACGCAGGATTTGACTTATGCCAAAAAAAACGGGAAAATTGGTTTCATCGATCTTAAAGGAAATTGGGTAATTACACCTATTTACGATAAAGCAAAAGCATTCTCTAAAAATTTAGCGCCGGTTTGTGTAGGATCTAAATGGGGATATATAAATCCAAAAGCAGAATTTGTTATTTCGCCAACATATAGTGATGCAGAAGTTTTTAGTCCAAATGGATTGGCTCCTGTCAAAGAAAGTAATTGGGGATTTATCAATGAAACCGGAAAATTGGTCATACCAACTCAATATGGCATTACTTCAAACGGATTTGTTATTGCATTGTTTGTACAACAAGATAAAGGATTTATTGATGGTGTTGCCAGAGTAAAAAACGAAGGAAAATGGGGATTTCTTAAACCAGACGGAACTGTAATAGGAAATCAATGGTTTGATAACGCTGAACTATTTTCGAAATCAAAAGAAAAAAACAACACAACTGAAGCCGTTACAGAAAAAGCGAAACCGGAAACAACAAAACCGGCAGCTGCAAAAACAGTAACAAAAAAGAAGAAATAA
- a CDS encoding acyl carrier protein, giving the protein MNKEEIIKKINGFLVDEFEVDNDDIEPDANLKDTLGLDSLDYVDLVVSIEATFGVKLVEADFVGISSFQTFYDLIENKLKAKAV; this is encoded by the coding sequence ATGAATAAAGAAGAAATAATAAAAAAAATTAATGGTTTTTTGGTTGATGAATTTGAAGTAGACAATGATGATATTGAACCAGACGCAAATTTAAAAGATACACTAGGGTTAGATAGTTTAGACTATGTTGATTTAGTGGTTTCTATTGAAGCTACTTTTGGTGTAAAATTAGTTGAAGCTGATTTTGTTGGAATTTCTTCGTTTCAAACTTTCTACGACTTAATCGAAAACAAATTAAAAGCTAAAGCCGTTTAA
- a CDS encoding O-antigen ligase family protein: MKIQKITCYLLILLALSLFSCKIELLPFLKGKYIYWLIASTFGSLFLLVNLQKQPYKLNYFDIIVLILTSIGLLNFIYLSNATIYNVTIWYYFGYLMLYITLRQKLFGKEVIQKNLRFVLYFISITALLNVIIAVLQNIYILHSSNEYFSSTGLFFSPNQLGIYLALGLISTFEILRNATKKSIRIILCITLIVLLYGLYLSECRGAYLGVSAAILFRLYIVRQKIKNYSKPKLSAAILLITLALFLIIGNTNSVKSESVSGRMFIIKQTFEQIMKNPLAGYGIDSFSLKYNAAKANYFATERPWNEIKNASYIYSANNDFIELAFEFGILWMLIFTYLIIRLLSYSLQSTETQTCALILICLLFFALTNSILSVPLFLIIGCYCFVNIINLIDNKPIYTFNNYVFFQIGIVVIPCLFLAIIFLRLNAEYKLLDYYNGKRHFTSLKNIESYITRIDAKGEEFFMTGGVLLKNKYPSEGIHYLAKGFEYSGKPSLGKILAGFYQKQGKYNEAEKIYLYNMNVEPFRYDANMDLFRLYVKTNHEAKAREMAFRIIHLPIKIPSEKINDYKKEAILYLRKTKK; the protein is encoded by the coding sequence ATGAAAATTCAAAAAATAACTTGTTACCTGTTGATTTTACTAGCATTATCACTATTTAGCTGTAAGATTGAATTGTTGCCATTTTTGAAAGGAAAATATATTTATTGGCTAATTGCAAGTACATTTGGAAGCCTTTTTCTGTTGGTAAACCTTCAAAAACAGCCATATAAGTTAAACTACTTTGACATTATTGTCTTAATTCTTACCTCTATAGGTTTATTAAACTTCATTTATCTGTCTAACGCAACAATTTATAATGTAACTATTTGGTATTATTTCGGCTATCTTATGCTATATATTACGTTGAGACAAAAACTTTTTGGCAAAGAAGTCATTCAAAAAAATCTACGCTTTGTACTTTATTTTATAAGTATAACAGCTCTTTTAAATGTCATTATTGCTGTTTTACAGAATATTTATATTCTTCATTCGTCAAATGAATATTTTAGTTCAACCGGATTATTTTTTTCGCCAAATCAATTAGGGATTTATCTTGCTCTTGGCTTGATAAGTACTTTTGAAATACTTAGAAATGCTACCAAAAAAAGTATCAGAATCATTTTATGCATTACGCTTATTGTTCTGTTGTATGGTTTGTATTTGTCTGAATGCAGAGGCGCTTATTTAGGAGTAAGTGCCGCTATTTTATTTCGCTTGTATATAGTAAGACAAAAAATAAAAAACTATTCTAAACCAAAATTATCTGCGGCTATCTTACTTATAACTTTGGCGCTATTTTTAATAATTGGAAACACCAATTCGGTAAAATCAGAGTCAGTTTCAGGCAGAATGTTCATCATAAAACAAACATTTGAACAAATTATGAAAAATCCTTTAGCGGGTTATGGAATTGATTCGTTTTCATTAAAATATAATGCAGCCAAAGCGAACTATTTTGCAACAGAAAGACCGTGGAATGAAATTAAAAATGCAAGCTATATTTATAGTGCCAATAACGATTTTATTGAATTAGCTTTTGAATTTGGTATATTATGGATGCTTATTTTTACTTATCTTATAATCAGGTTGCTTTCTTATTCACTTCAAAGCACGGAAACGCAAACATGTGCACTAATTTTAATTTGCCTCCTGTTTTTCGCATTGACAAATAGCATATTGTCAGTTCCTCTTTTTCTTATTATTGGCTGTTATTGCTTTGTAAATATTATTAATTTGATTGACAATAAACCAATTTATACCTTTAATAATTATGTTTTTTTTCAAATAGGAATTGTCGTAATTCCATGTTTGTTTTTAGCAATTATTTTTTTAAGACTAAATGCAGAATATAAGTTACTAGATTATTATAATGGAAAACGACATTTTACAAGCTTAAAAAATATTGAAAGCTACATAACGCGAATTGATGCAAAAGGAGAAGAATTTTTTATGACTGGTGGAGTTTTACTAAAAAATAAATATCCATCAGAAGGTATTCATTATTTAGCAAAAGGTTTCGAATATTCAGGGAAACCAAGTTTGGGAAAAATTTTAGCCGGATTTTATCAAAAACAAGGGAAATACAATGAAGCGGAAAAAATTTATTTATACAATATGAATGTTGAGCCCTTTAGGTATGATGCTAATATGGATTTGTTTAGATTATATGTTAAAACAAATCATGAAGCAAAAGCCAGGGAAATGGCTTTTAGAATTATCCATTTACCAATCAAAATTCCATCTGAGAAAATTAATGACTACAAAAAAGAAGCAATACTTTATTTAAGAAAAACTAAAAAATGA
- a CDS encoding HAL/PAL/TAL family ammonia-lyase, whose product MNTINEYLSLAEFESIIFGNNKVVVSDVVLNRVNESFNFLKEFSGNKVIYGVNTGFGPMAQYRIKESDQIQLQYNLIRSHSSGTGKPLSPVCAKAAILARLNTLSLGNSGVHPSVIHLMAELINRDITPLIFEHGGVGASGDLVQLSHLALVLIGEGEVFYKGDRRPTQEVFEIEGLKPIQVEIREGLALINGTSVMTGIGVVNVHHANKLLDWSLKASCAINELVQAYDDHFSEELNQTKRHKGQQEVAAKMRANLSDSTLIRKREDHLYSGENTEEIFKEKVQEYYSLRCVPQILGPVLETINNVASILEDEFNSANDNPIIDVKNKHVYHGGNFHGDYISLEMDKLKIVITKLTMLAERQLNYLLNSKINEILPPFVNLGTLGFNFGMQGVQFVATSTTAESQMLSNPMYVHSIPNNNDNQDIVSMGTNAAVITSKVIENSFEVLAIELITIVQAIDYLAQKDKISSVTRKWYDDVRKIIPVFKEDQVMYPFVQQVKDYLINS is encoded by the coding sequence ATGAACACAATTAATGAATATTTAAGTTTAGCAGAATTCGAATCCATAATATTTGGAAATAACAAAGTTGTTGTGAGCGACGTTGTTTTAAATCGAGTTAATGAAAGCTTTAATTTCCTAAAAGAATTTTCAGGAAATAAAGTTATTTATGGCGTAAATACTGGTTTTGGCCCAATGGCTCAATACCGAATTAAAGAATCTGACCAGATTCAATTACAATACAATTTAATTAGAAGCCACTCTTCGGGAACAGGAAAACCATTAAGCCCTGTTTGTGCAAAAGCAGCAATTTTGGCCCGATTAAATACCTTGTCATTAGGTAATTCTGGAGTTCATCCTTCTGTAATTCATTTAATGGCTGAGTTGATTAACAGAGATATTACTCCGTTAATTTTTGAACACGGCGGCGTTGGAGCCAGCGGTGATTTAGTACAATTATCACACTTAGCTTTAGTTTTAATTGGCGAAGGCGAAGTTTTTTATAAAGGTGACAGAAGACCAACTCAGGAAGTTTTTGAAATTGAAGGTTTAAAACCAATTCAGGTAGAAATCAGAGAAGGTCTGGCTTTAATAAACGGAACATCTGTAATGACCGGAATTGGAGTTGTAAATGTTCATCATGCAAATAAATTATTAGACTGGTCATTAAAAGCTTCTTGCGCCATAAACGAATTGGTTCAGGCTTATGATGATCACTTTTCTGAAGAATTAAACCAAACAAAACGTCATAAAGGACAACAGGAAGTGGCTGCAAAAATGAGAGCCAATCTTTCTGACAGTACTTTAATCCGTAAAAGAGAAGATCACTTATATTCCGGCGAAAATACAGAGGAAATTTTTAAAGAAAAAGTTCAGGAATATTATTCACTGCGTTGCGTACCTCAAATTTTAGGTCCGGTTCTTGAAACAATAAATAACGTTGCCTCTATTCTTGAAGACGAATTTAACTCGGCAAACGACAACCCAATTATCGACGTAAAAAACAAACATGTTTATCACGGAGGTAATTTTCACGGCGATTATATTTCGCTTGAAATGGATAAATTAAAAATTGTTATTACCAAATTAACGATGTTGGCAGAACGTCAGTTGAATTATCTGTTGAATTCAAAAATCAACGAAATTCTTCCTCCGTTTGTCAATTTAGGAACATTAGGATTTAATTTCGGAATGCAGGGCGTTCAATTTGTTGCAACCTCAACAACTGCCGAAAGTCAGATGTTATCAAACCCAATGTACGTTCATAGTATCCCGAACAACAATGACAATCAAGACATTGTAAGTATGGGTACAAACGCTGCCGTTATTACATCAAAAGTAATCGAAAATTCATTTGAAGTTTTGGCGATTGAATTGATTACCATTGTTCAGGCGATTGATTATTTGGCACAAAAAGATAAAATTTCATCTGTTACCAGAAAATGGTACGATGATGTTCGAAAAATAATTCCTGTATTTAAGGAAGATCAGGTTATGTATCCGTTTGTTCAGCAGGTAAAAGATTATCTTATCAATAGTTAA
- the rseP gene encoding RIP metalloprotease RseP has protein sequence MEIIIKLSQFLLSLSLLIILHELGHFIPAKLFKTRVEKFYLFFDVKYSLLKKKIGETEYGIGWLPLGGYVKISGMIDESMDKEQMVLPAKSWEFRSKPAWQRLIIMLGGVTVNFILAFIIYIGMAFTYGDSYLANADLKDGLLIENEVMIAAGFKTGDKILSIDDEKIKKFNTDMIMKIMMSKKVLIERNGIQKEIKMPIDFVDQLSKTDKKKPVISIRVPSTVSEVDPNSINKELKPKDVFISLNGQESRYLYEVEAILEKNKNKSITVTLIRNGEEKQIPIIVSNEGKIGVQFEFYKNKKQEFNFSESIFAGLQKGKEQLVSYGNQLKMIFSPETKLYKQVGGFAAIYKIFPSVWNWETFWSNTALLSIMLGVMNLLPIPALDGGHVMFLLYEIISGKKPSDKFLENAQIIGFVLLIALLLFANGNDIYKAFK, from the coding sequence ATGGAAATAATCATCAAACTTTCTCAATTTTTATTGAGTTTATCGTTGCTTATAATATTACATGAACTAGGACATTTTATTCCTGCAAAATTATTTAAAACAAGAGTTGAAAAATTTTACTTATTTTTTGATGTTAAATATTCTCTGTTAAAAAAGAAAATTGGCGAAACTGAATATGGAATTGGCTGGTTACCACTTGGTGGTTATGTAAAAATTTCAGGAATGATCGACGAAAGTATGGACAAAGAACAAATGGTTTTGCCTGCCAAGTCTTGGGAATTTCGCTCTAAACCAGCTTGGCAACGTTTAATTATTATGTTAGGTGGCGTGACAGTCAATTTTATTTTAGCTTTTATCATTTATATTGGAATGGCTTTTACATATGGCGATTCCTATCTTGCAAATGCCGATCTCAAAGATGGCCTTCTAATTGAGAATGAAGTAATGATTGCGGCTGGATTTAAAACTGGAGATAAAATCCTATCAATAGATGATGAAAAAATTAAAAAGTTCAACACAGATATGATCATGAAAATCATGATGTCTAAAAAAGTGCTTATTGAAAGAAATGGTATTCAAAAAGAAATTAAAATGCCAATTGATTTTGTAGATCAATTATCAAAAACAGATAAAAAAAAGCCTGTAATATCAATTAGGGTACCATCTACAGTTTCTGAAGTTGACCCTAATTCAATAAACAAGGAATTAAAGCCAAAAGATGTTTTTATATCTTTAAATGGTCAAGAGTCAAGGTATCTATACGAAGTAGAAGCGATATTAGAAAAAAATAAAAACAAAAGCATAACGGTCACTTTAATTAGAAATGGGGAAGAAAAACAAATTCCGATTATTGTTTCTAACGAAGGAAAAATAGGAGTTCAATTTGAATTTTACAAAAATAAAAAACAAGAATTCAATTTTTCGGAATCTATCTTTGCAGGACTTCAAAAAGGAAAAGAGCAATTAGTAAGCTATGGCAATCAACTCAAAATGATTTTTAGTCCTGAAACAAAATTGTATAAACAAGTTGGTGGATTTGCAGCTATTTATAAAATTTTCCCTAGTGTATGGAACTGGGAAACGTTTTGGAGTAACACAGCTCTTTTATCTATTATGCTTGGAGTAATGAACCTGTTACCTATTCCTGCACTCGATGGAGGTCACGTAATGTTTTTACTTTACGAAATAATAAGTGGTAAAAAACCTAGTGACAAATTCCTGGAAAACGCTCAAATTATTGGTTTTGTATTACTTATTGCCCTACTTCTATTTGCGAATGGAAATGATATTTATAAGGCATTCAAATAG
- the fabG gene encoding 3-oxoacyl-ACP reductase FabG, producing the protein MKCVLVTGGSRGIGSAICKKLAVESNYHILINYHSNKTAAEETLQEIQKLGATGEILGFDVSNFEEVQKILTQWQEANPEAIVEAIVNNAGITKDGLFMWMTPEDWNGVINTSVNGFFNVTQFFIQKMLRNKYGRIVNMVSVSGVKGTAGQTNYSAAKGAIVAATKALAQEVAKRNITVNAVAPGFIRTDMTSQLDEKELLKLIPVNRFGEAEEVADLVSFLISKKSSYITGEIININGGIYS; encoded by the coding sequence ATGAAATGTGTATTAGTAACGGGTGGTTCAAGAGGAATTGGAAGTGCTATTTGCAAAAAATTAGCCGTTGAATCCAACTATCATATTCTGATTAATTACCATTCTAACAAAACTGCTGCAGAAGAAACTTTGCAGGAAATACAAAAATTAGGCGCAACCGGAGAAATCTTAGGTTTTGATGTTTCTAATTTTGAAGAAGTACAAAAAATATTAACGCAATGGCAGGAAGCAAATCCGGAAGCTATCGTTGAAGCAATTGTAAACAATGCCGGAATTACAAAAGACGGTCTTTTTATGTGGATGACTCCCGAAGACTGGAATGGCGTTATAAACACAAGTGTGAATGGCTTTTTTAATGTAACACAGTTTTTTATTCAAAAAATGTTACGCAATAAATATGGCCGAATTGTAAATATGGTTTCTGTTTCGGGCGTAAAAGGAACTGCCGGACAAACCAATTATTCAGCAGCAAAAGGTGCTATTGTTGCAGCTACAAAAGCACTTGCTCAAGAAGTTGCAAAACGAAATATTACTGTAAATGCAGTTGCTCCGGGTTTTATAAGAACAGATATGACGAGCCAGTTAGACGAAAAAGAATTACTAAAACTAATTCCCGTAAATCGTTTTGGCGAAGCAGAAGAAGTAGCCGATTTAGTAAGTTTTTTAATTTCTAAAAAATCAAGCTATATTACCGGAGAAATTATCAACATTAACGGAGGAATATATTCTTAA